ATGGCAGGTACACTTAACTTCAACGAACTAGCCAACGGCAACTGCGGCAAATCAGCATCTTCCCCGATGGGCTTGTACCCGTCGGCACCAAAGCTCAAGAGTGACGTGCGGTACATAAGATAGTACACGACGTAGCAGAGCATTTCTCCTACGAACATCTGGAGGGTCTGAAGGGCTGGTTGTTGGAATGTGTGATGGTTCGACACATCAGGGTCCAGGCAATTGTCCACACACTGGTTGTCTTGgtacttggtgaagatCGAGTTGAGGCACCCGGTGACGATGGTgcccaccacaaacaccaacaatgTGACATTGGAGTTCATTTTACGTGTGAGTTAAATTCAGAATTGTTGAGTGAGTGCTTCCATCAAGTGGCTCCAAAAATGAGTTTCGCGTCGCTCTCACCGAAGGTCTAAAAACCATGACAACGACTATTATTGTGCTGGTCTGAGATGACCAGTATGGCGTTGAAGGCGTACAGGAGGCGTGTGGGAGGGCTCCGAGGAGAGCAATGACGGGTTTCGGGGGTATGGTGGCTCAGAATACGGCAATTGTTGGGGTCCAGTGACTGCTAAAAGAGTCTGCTTGGGTATATTTCCTAGATATGGAAATGGGGATGAATAGTGGAGCAAcagaagttcaagagaGTGAAAGAGGTCAAAATTACCCCGGAATTTAGGTTTTGGGTGTCTTTCTTATTTGGTGTGCTACTCCAGAGGTGAGACTGAGCCGCACGATGCCCATCTTAAGATCTGGCCGATGGTGGAGTTAAATGGGATTTATTTGAATTAGCACAGACAGCGAGAAGCATTAGACGTCACCAGACAATAGTACTAATATATGTTTAGGTTCTTGTgagtttttgtggtttttgAACACAAACTGTTCAATAAATAGCCGAGTTTACCTCTAAAACAGTAATTGTCAAGCTTTAATCGAGCAAAAGAGGATATAAATGGCACTGAAAAACTGCCAAAAAATCAGCATCTATAGAACCAAAAGTCTAATATCCACCACTTTATTTTCCTACAAGTTACACCTAACTCTGAGCTCACTATACTCTCTTCAAATGTCCTCTCCCATACAAAAGGAGAATATGCGTGTTTGTCCAATTACCCGGCCGTTAGCCCATTTGCAGagaaaattttcaaaagcGATGGAATGAGAAAATATTTCTTCAGTACACCAACCATACAATAACATATATAACAATGGCTTTCGGTGCATCAAGAGGTAGAGGAGGATTTTCTTCCAGAGGAGGCTCCAGAGGAGGCTCCAGAGGCGGCTTTGGCGGTGACCGTGGTGGTCGTGGTGGCCGCGGTGGTAGAGGTGGGTTTTCTTCCAGAGGAGGCTCCAGaggtggttttggtgaCCGTGGTGGCCGTGGAGGTAGAGGTGGCGACCGTGGTGGCCGTGGCGGTAGAGGAGGCGCCAGAGGCGGTGCCAGAGGTGGTGCCAAGGTGGTGATCGAACCTCACAGACATGCCGGTGTTTTCATCGCCAGGGGTAAGGAAGATTTATTggtcaccaagaactttgCTCCTGGTGAATCAGTTTACGGAGAAAAGAGAGTGACCGTCGAAGAACCATCCAAGGTCGAAGGAGAATTACCCACCAAGGTTGAATACAGAGTGTGGAATCCTTTCAGATCCAAGTTGGCTGCTGGTATTATGGGaggtgttgatgagatCGGTATTGCTCCTGGCAAAAAAGTATTGTACTTGGGAGCTGCTTCCGGAACCTCTGTGTCGCACGTGTCGGATGTGGTGGGAGCTACCGGTGTCGTTTATGCCGTTGAATTCTCTCACAGACCCGGTAGAGAATTGATTGGAATGGCCACCAAGAGACCAAATGTGACTCCTATTATTGATGATGCTCGTCATCCTCAGAAGTACAGAATGTTGGTGGACATGGTTGACTGTGTGTTTGCCGATGTGGCCCAACCTGATCAAGCCAGAATCATTGCATTGAACTCGcatttgttcttgaaagacGGAggtttggtggtgatttcCATCAAGGCCAACTGTATTGACTCGACGGTGGATGCTGAAACCGTGTTTGCCAGAGAAGTGCAgaagttgagagaagaaagaatcaaGCCTTTGGAACAATTGACGTTGGAGCCTTATGAAAGAGACCATtgtattgttgttggtcGTTACATGAGAAGCGGAATTAACAAGTAGGTATGTAATATAAGCAcattggacttgatgaatgtagttggtggaggtgtTGTGGAAAGTAGGCTGCAGAAGGTAGATTCGTTACCCGATGCGTGTATTTCTCATCGGGTTGTTGAGCATTTGAGATCTGAGCTTCGCGCTGATACAAATCTACACATACCATCCTTTTTGCTTTCAAACGCTGTTACTGGACACTCATATTCCGTGACATTCCTTTACTCCCTGCAGCACGCACCATCTATAGCCATTCATTAGCCCTCTTCATTTCGGCTTCCGCGGTGCTTGTGGTCAGTCATGAATCGAGATACTTCTCATAAACCTGACCTCGGGTCCCACAAAGAACATCATCCCAAGAGGCAAATACCCGGTCCCCAAGCCCCGGATGCCAACGAGGTCATAGAGCTCGACTCGGACGACGAGTCGGATACCACCGGCTCACTGCCCGTGATGTCTTTGAACGAGTCCCATGGTTTGGGTAATACAAACGTCACTggcaacagcagcaacagtGAAAGCGCCGATATTGTCACGGTGGTGGATGCCGATGccgacgatgatgacgtGGTAATCACTAGCGTGGTACCCGCAAACTCCCAGCTCCGAGGAACACGTCCTCATCCCGACGATGAATTTAACCGAATCGTGAGGCAACGGCCCGACAGGAGACCAACACCCACCAGTGTGGGAGTGGCGCCAGGGGGCGACGATGATGTAcagattcttgaagaaagaagcGTAATAACGGCCGGTCCTCGGCTATGGTTTACTATGTTAAATGGCCCATTGACCGAGTCGGAAACAGCTCTGTCCTCTGACGATGACTTCAACTCTCCAGCCGAATGGGGGTCTCTTCCTCCTCGACACATGAATAACACATCAGACGATGCCGACTACAGGCGAGTCCTTGTCAGAAGAATCGCATCACAAGGAGACCGGGTTTTCCATCGGTTCCATCAAGCCATTCAAGACAACAACGTGGATGGGCCCGCCCGAAGGATCCTCCAGAGTCTTTTTGAGCACACCACCCCTGACGGGATCGAGTTGGGCGACCACTTTTTTCCCATGGGAGTTCTCGGTTCCAACGATATCGAGCGGTCGGTGATGGACAGAATCGAACGAGATAACGAAAGGGAAATGGACCGCAAAATCGAAACCGAAAATACCTTTAACCGTAAGGCCCTCCTTGAGAAGAGATCCCAAATCAAGAGAGAAGTGCAGGGCTACACTTCGGATATAACCAGTAACATGATTATTGGCTGCGAATTGTGCGGAGTGACTCTTGGTGAAGGTATACCTGCAGAATTCAAGACAAACCTAGAgtacaacaagaaattAGCTCAACTAAGTATAGAGTACGGGGTTCTGGCCCCATGGTTTTGCTTCAAGCAACTCACGGAAGTCGACAAGGATCTAAGTAGACGGGTGTTTTTATCCAAGTGTGGACACAGCTTTTGTGGAATGTGCATTAAGAACATCGGCAACCGACCCCGAgccaccaagaagaactccaaGCAAGATATCACGATAGATAACCCACGGATTTATGCCCCGGCCAAATGTCCATCATTTGGATGTGAGCATAAGTTTAGAGGTAAAAAGTCCTTTATCGAGCTATACTTTTAACCATTATATTTATGTATGTATGTATGTAATTCATGAGACACGTGAGAAATACTTGATACTTaaaaaaacaaaaacgTGAAGCGATTCAATCGATCCTGGCTTCCGACAACGTCAACGGCTTGATGTTATTAGAAAACACTGAAGACCCATTCTTGAACCGGTTGATTTTCTTTAATTTCTCTCTAACAACCATCACCGGAACCGTCAGTTTCGTCACCAAGTAATTGGACAACGAACCCAACAACACCCCTTTGATGGCCGACTGGCCACGAGACCCAACAATCACCAAGGTCGGCTGTAAGTGGTCGATGAACTCTAGAATCAAATGTCTGGGGATTGGGTGGTGGGTAATTTCAATGACAATATGAATCTGtaatttggtcaacttaAGGAGATTCAACACCTGCTGTTTGgccttgttcaacatgTCGAGCCGGTGGGATTCTCTGGCCGATTCGGAATTAGTGTTGCCCTTCAAGTGGTGATTGGCATCGTTTTCCTCAATCACATATACAATGAACAACACCGACCCATCTACCAACACCGTTCCCAACGACCATTCCAACGCAAATATGGACTCGGGCGAAAAGTCCATGCACAAGAGAAACATCTTCGGCTTAACCTTGGGGTCAATCAACTGGAAAAAGTTCCCTCTGGTGATGGTCTGAATCACCCGCGATTGAGGTCTACTGGAGTCCACCTTACCCTCAATGATGGtttcgttcaacttggacgCAAACTCGCTGTCCAACTTGTCTTCGATGGCTGACGTGTAAGGGATCATGAAGTCCTTGTCATCATCCACCGCAACCGGCTCAGCTATGGGCAGGTTGGACTGTTTGAACTTTTCGTTCTCGTGATCAATGATTTTGCGCCTATAG
Above is a window of Yamadazyma tenuis chromosome 1, complete sequence DNA encoding:
- a CDS encoding uncharacterized protein (EggNog:ENOG503P7YS); amino-acid sequence: MNRDTSHKPDLGSHKEHHPKRQIPGPQAPDANEVIELDSDDESDTTGSSPVMSLNESHGLGNTNVTGNSSNSESADIVTVVDADADDDDVVITSVVPANSQLRGTRPHPDDEFNRIVRQRPDRRPTPTSVGVAPGGDDDVQILEERSVITAGPRLWFTMLNGPLTESETASSSDDDFNSPAEWGSLPPRHMNNTSDDADYRRVLVRRIASQGDRVFHRFHQAIQDNNVDGPARRILQSLFEHTTPDGIELGDHFFPMGVLGSNDIERSVMDRIERDNEREMDRKIETENTFNRKALLEKRSQIKREVQGYTSDITSNMIIGCELCGVTLGEGIPAEFKTNLEYNKKLAQLSIEYGVSAPWFCFKQLTEVDKDLSRRVFLSKCGHSFCGMCIKNIGNRPRATKKNSKQDITIDNPRIYAPAKCPSFGCEHKFRGKKSFIELYF
- a CDS encoding uncharacterized protein (COG:T; EggNog:ENOG503NX2S) — protein: MAGRQSRLEAERLAIIQKSMSRGRSPSPNQSNPNSRSASPSNDAKGELKWSIINHDPSERLVKLTSNDGDNDVVPLDFDDEQSEEEHLSDDDDQEKFQYDDTGNILPNFACRDEKIHEISHILENSNLSDTSTIKKLEELTASERAFANAKKAGKPIDEEALEKLKNEKNQLLGGAVDLDKSDQDFASRRQKLEDYSSYRRKIIDHENEKFKQSNSPIAEPVAVDDDKDFMIPYTSAIEDKLDSEFASKLNETIIEGKVDSSRPQSRVIQTITRGNFFQLIDPKVKPKMFLLCMDFSPESIFALEWSLGTVLVDGSVLFIVYVIEENDANHHLKGNTNSESARESHRLDMLNKAKQQVLNLLKLTKLQIHIVIEITHHPIPRHLILEFIDHLQPTLVIVGSRGQSAIKGVLLGSLSNYLVTKSTVPVMVVREKLKKINRFKNGSSVFSNNIKPLTLSEARID
- the NOP1 gene encoding Small subunit processome complex component (COG:A; EggNog:ENOG503NV08; BUSCO:EOG092648VW) — protein: MAFGASRGRGGFSSRGGSRGGSRGGFGGDRGGRGGRGGRGGFSSRGGSRGGFGDRGGRGGRGGDRGGRGGRGGARGGARGGAKVVIEPHRHAGVFIARGKEDLLVTKNFAPGESVYGEKRVTVEEPSKVEGELPTKVEYRVWNPFRSKLAAGIMGGVDEIGIAPGKKVLYLGAASGTSVSHVSDVVGATGVVYAVEFSHRPGRELIGMATKRPNVTPIIDDARHPQKYRMLVDMVDCVFADVAQPDQARIIALNSHLFLKDGGLVVISIKANCIDSTVDAETVFAREVQKLREERIKPLEQLTLEPYERDHCIVVGRYMRSGINK